The Manihot esculenta cultivar AM560-2 chromosome 1, M.esculenta_v8, whole genome shotgun sequence genome has a window encoding:
- the LOC110606535 gene encoding COP1-interactive protein 1, with protein sequence MESTVSHVNNDEDITKENKREIDNKVSRILKLIKSSGQDKKEKSSEESRKRSELIGLVQDFHKQYQSLYAQYDDVRGEAGKRTRGRKEKEKQNEKQNSSTAPSSDSEEYYSSDDIENGDFRHRHSRASSDVELETAKYDATGLRPILTPPGLAKESFNLRYMGPLGKSPRTRKRELSNLVKALELHGNQATAKVKDLEEQQNGLRIELESLRSLKTGLEKKLEEKEMEAKQFGETNVQLHSRVSELELISEDKGNEISAMTVRMEENESKLTSRIKVLMTEVDNLKLEMETLSAEKAELEERKRSKNGESDPAKILQQESESLHREKTELQLQLDIKTKEITENLNLIETLKEEIARKDVSEQGLLKEKEGLALQIEDLKLEVYSLHEQNNELEARISEMEENLTNKEQELSTVQKKCEDKENEASTQIMSLKAKLDSLLSEKRHLEAQNERIKQDCEHSQMQVENEILNLTNKIQEQQKTLTEKVNIIKKLTGEQRLTKHVSPHSQKLLSESHKLRSMDSAKISNQVLERKIDEMAEKFNMKMENHIRLLFQRIRVAEQIHVETKDAYKKMLEKLEQENKELNEKKAAYEGDLMKMREMLFEPENNLLAGLDSMLKKIDEENGNFLNRISRMSKELQHAKDWITGKNHEIKKLKHNVETLTSQLDEKEELEEDRLKVADKLERRVEDLEQKLQERDEILSTLGEEKIEAIRQLCVLIDYHRHRYDHLKEAVSKMPIKFKKPA encoded by the exons ATGGAGTCCACTGTGAGTCATGTTAATAATGATGAAGACATTACTAAAGAGAATAAAAGAG AAATTGATAATAAAGTGTCAAGGATCTTAAAACTTATAAAGAGCAGTGGCCAAgacaagaaagaaaagagttcagAAGAATCCAGGAAAAGATCAGAACTTATTGGACTCGTTCAGGATTTTCACAAACAGTACCAATCACTCTATGCACAATACGATGATGTTCGAGGAGAAGCTGGAAAAAGAACCCGTGGcaggaaagaaaaagagaaacaaAATGAAAAACAAAATTCTTCCACTGCACCCAGCTCTGATTCAGAGGAATACTACTCCTCCGACGACATAGAAAATGGAGATTTCAGGCACAGGCACAGCAGGGCATCATCAGACGTAGAACTTGAAACTGCAAAGTATGATGCAACTGGGCTGAGGCCTATATTGACACCTCCAGGATTAGCTAAGGAATCTTTCAACTTACGCTACATGGGACCTCTGGGTAAATCACCAAGGACAAGAAAGCGAGAACTTTCCAACCTTGTTAAGGCGCTTGAGCTTCATGGGAATCAAGCAACAGCTAAGGTAAAGGACTTGGAAGAACAGCAAAATGGTCTCAGGATAGAGCTCGAATCTTTGCGTAGCTTGAAAACTGGGCTTGAAAAGAAgcttgaagaaaaagaaatggaaGCTAAACAGTTTGGAGAGACAAACGTTCAACTGCATTCACGGGTTTCAGAGCTTGAATTGATATCAGAAGATAAAGGAAATGAAATTTCTGCAATGACAGTGAGAATGGAGGAGAATGAGAGCAAGTTGACATCTAGGATTAAAGTACTAATGACAGAAGTTGATAATCTGAAACTGGAGATGGAAACTTTAAGTGCTGAAAAAGCTGAACTGGAAGAAAGAA AAAGAAGTAAAAATGGAGAATCGGATCCAGCTAAAATCTTGCAGCAGGAATCAGAATCCCTTCACAGGGAGAAAACTGAACTGCAGCTTCAACTGGatataaaaacaaaagaaattacAGAAAACCTGAATCTGATAGAAACTCTAAAAGAGGAAATAGCAAGAAAGGATGTATCTGAACAGGGCTTGCTAAAAGAGAAAGAAGGTTTAGCTTTGCAGATAGAAGATCTGAAATTGGAAGTGTACTCTCTACATGAACAGAACAATGAACTAGAAGCTAGAATTTCAGAAATGGAGGAGAACTTGACTAATAAAGAACAAGAGCTTTCTACAGTCCAGAAGAAATGCGAAGACAAAGAGAATGAAGCTTCTACTCAGATTATGTCCCTGAAAGCAAAGCTGGATTCTTTGTTAAGTGAAAAGAGACACTTGGAGGCGCAAAATGAGAGGATAAAGCAAGACTGTGAACATAGCCAAATGCAGGTGGAAAATGAAATTCTGAATTTAACAAACAAGATTCAAGAACAACAGAAAACACTCACGGAAAAGGTAAATATAATAAAGAAGTTGACTGGAGAGCAAAGATTAACCAAACATGTTTCTCCACATTCCCAGAAACTACTTTCAGAATCCCACAAGCTTCGATCAATGGATTCTGCCAAGATAAGTAATCAAGTTTTAGAGAGAAAGATAGATGAAATGGCAGAAAAGTTCAACATGAAAATGGAAAATCATATTCGTCTCTTGTTTCAGAGAATCCGAGTTGCAGAACAAATACATGTTGAAACAAAAGATGCTTACAAGAAGATGCTAGAGAAGCTTgagcaagaaaataaagaacTCAATGAAAAGAAAGCAGCATACGAAGGTGATCTCATGAAGATGAGAGAAATGTTATTTGAACCAGAAAACAATTTACTGGCAGGATTGGATTCGATGCTCAAGAAAATAGATGAAGAAAATGGTAACTTCTTAAACCGCATTTCCAGAATGTCAAAGGAGCTTCAGCATGCAAAGGATTGGATCACAGGAAAGAATCATGAGATCAAGAAACTGAAACATAATGTGGAAACTTTAACTTCACAACTAGATGAGAAGGAAGA ATTGGAAGAGGACAGGCTAAAAGTTGCAGACAAACTTGAGAGAAGGGTTGAAGATTTAGAGCAGAAGCTGCAAGAGAGAGATGAGATTTTGTCAACTCTTGGCGAGGAGAAGATAGAAGCCATTAGACAATTGTGTGTTTTGATTGATTATCATCGCCACAGGTACGATCATCTCAAAGAAGCAGTATCAAAGATGCCCATCAAATTCAAGAAACCAGCTTGA
- the LOC110625983 gene encoding COP1-interactive protein 1, which translates to MTRQHWRESIKSFFGNHIDPEQGEQLKGTKTEIENKVKKILKLLKEEDLEEKDGFSGENSKKEPLVELIEDFHNQYQLLYKQYDHLTGELRKKFHGKRAADTSSSSSSDSESDHSSKGKGNKNGKLKSEYQKIADVLKQELETTNLEVAELKSKLIATNEEKEALNLEHQTALSKIKETEEIIRKLKFEVERLDVEKGKLLVENGELKQNLDASGSVEAELNKRLEEMSKDKDNLIVEGEQTVEEFKTIANHLQEEKVVLEQQLESFRAEVASMKQQLESAELQVSDLSQRLTHTEESNKSLASLVLEQHSRLDDMTLEKESLTAQVNTLLADLERLHTQNVELEDQMASKADEASIQVKGLTDQVNELQQQQESIGNEKAGLEVKLEEKTREISEFLVLLENLKEEIAQKTEDYRKILEERESLTGQMKYLELEVENLQNHKVDLEEQIRTEIKENGRLGEDMLGLQNKIFYFEKTLNERGLEFFALQERHERGENEASAQIMALTTQANNMKLELNSLQAKKNQLQSQLEKEKQEFRESLIGMEKQKSELISKIADQQKMLIEQEEAYRKLSEEYKQVESWFQESKENHKVVEKKVEEMAAQFQKNAGSKDQIIAELEETVEDLKRDLEVKGDELNTLVDYVRNIEVKLRLLNQKLRVTEQLLTEKEESFRKAEANFQQELKVLEERIATKSRIIATTKEACQRMVTDASEKVKSTLIGVEALSLKFEDDCKSYEHRIMEMSNELQIAKNKVIEMKNEKEQLGKEVGDLVVQLQVTKERELTSRAKIEQLEAKIRKDEGEKENLTKAVSQLEIIMKEKDKGLLDLGEEKREAIRQLCLWIDYHRSHYDYLREILSKMPVRGHRAA; encoded by the exons ATGACAAGGCAGCATTGGAGAGAGTCTATAAAATCATTCTTTGGCAATCACATTGATCCAGAGCAAGGTGAACAGCTAAAAGGAACTAAAACAG AAATTGAGAACAAAGTAAAGAAGATCTTGAAGCTTCTCAAAGAGGAAGACCTTGAAGAAAAAGATGGGTTCTCAGGAGAAAACTCCAAGAAAGAACCTCTGGTTGAGCTAATTGAGGATTTCCACAACCAGTATCAATTGCTCTACAAACAATATGATCATCTGACTGGAGAGCTAAGAAAGAAATTTCATGGGAAACGAGCAGCAGATACCTCTTCTTCATCAAGCTCAGACTCAGAATCCGATCATTCTTCCAAGGGCAAAGGAAATAAAAATGGGAAACTCAAAAGTGAATATCAGAAGATAGCAGATGTCCTAAAGCAGGAACTTGAAACAACAAATCTAGAAGTTGCTGAACTGAAGAGTAAGTTGATAGCTACTAATGAAGAAAAGGAAGCTTTAAATTTGGAACATCAGACAGCTTTaagcaaaataaaagaaacagaGGAGATCATTAGAAAGTTGAAGTTTGAAGTTGAAAGATTAGATGTGGAAAAGGGAAAACTTTTAGTTGAGAATGGAGAGTTGAAGCAAAACCTGGatgcttctggcagtgtggaaGCAGAACTGAACAAGAGATTGGAGGAGATGAGCAAAGATAAGGACAACTTGATTGTGGAAGGAGAGCAAACAGTAGAAGAGTTTAAAACCATTGCTAATCACCTGCAAGAAGAAAAGGTAGTTCTTGAGCAACAACTAGAAAGCTTTAGAGCAGAAGTTGCCAGTATGAAGCAGCAACTAGAATCTGCTGAGCTGCAAGTGTCAGATTTAAGCCAGAGATTGACACATACTGAGGAATCAAATAAATCTCTTGCCTCGTTAGTTTTGGAACAGCATTCAAGATTGGACGATATGACTCTAGAGAAAGAAAGCCTGACAGCACAAGTAAACACTCTTCTAGCAGACTTGGAACGTTTGCACACCCAAAATGTGGAGTTGGAAGATCAGATGGCAAGTAAAGCTGATGAAGCATCAATTCAAGTCAAGGGTCTGACAGATCAAGTTAATGAGTTACAACAGCAACAGGAGTCCATAGGCAATGAGAAAGCTGGACTGGAAGTGAAACTGGAGGAGAAAACTCGGGAAATCTCAGAATTCCTAGTTCTACTAGAAAATCTAAAAGAGGAAATAGCACAGAAGACTGAAGATTACCGGAAAATTCTtgaagagagagaaagtttGACAGGGCAAATGAAATATCTGGAATTGGAGGTGGAGAACTTACAAAACCATAAAGTTGATCTTGAAGAACAAATAAGAACTGAAATCAAGGAGAATGGACGGCTAGGAGAGGACATGCTAGGGTTacaaaataaaatcttttattttgaaaaaacatTAAATGAGAGGGGGCTAGAGTTTTTTGCTCTCCAGGAGAGACATGAAAGAGGAGAGAATGAAGCTTCTGCTCAAATAATGGCCTTAACTACGCAGGCTAACAATATGAAATTGGAATTAAATTCCTTACAAGCTAAGAAAAACCAATTGCAGTCACAGCTTGAGAAAGAGAAGCAAGAATTCAGAGAAAGCCTGATAGGAATGGAAAAACAAAAGTCTGAGTTGATAAGCAAAATTGCAGATCAACAAAAGATGCTGATAGAACAGGAGGAGGCATATAGGAAGCTGAGCGAAGAATACAAGCAGGTAGAAAGTTGGTTCCAGGAGAGCAAGGAAAATCACAAAGTTGTCGAAAAGAAAGTAGAAGAAATGGCAGCACAATTTCAGAAGAATGCGGGATCCAAAGATCAAATAATAGCTGAATTGGAAGAAACAGTTGAGGACCTGAAAAGAGATCTCGAAGTAAAGGGAGATGAACTCAATACTTTGGTTGATTATGTCCGAAATATTGAAGTTAAGCTCCGGTTGTTAAACCAGAAGCTCCGGGTCACTGAACAGTTACTAACCGAGAAGGAAGAGAGCTTTAGGAAAGCAGAAGCAAATTTCCAGCAAGAGCTGAAAGTGTTGGAGGAAAGGATTGCTACAAAGTCGAGGATAATAGCTACTACCAAGGAAGCTTGCCAGAGGATGGTCACAGATGCCTCAGAGAAAGTGAAAAGTACTTTGATAGGGGTAGAAGCCTTGTCCCTAAAATTTGAAGATGACTGCAAAAGCTATGAACATCGGATAATGGAAATGTCAAATGAGCTTCAGATTGCAAAGAATAAGGTAATTGAGATGAAGAATGAGAAGGAACAACTTGGAAAAGAAGTAGGTGATCTAGTAGTACAACTGCAAGTTACAAAAGAACGAGAATTGACATCGAGAGCGAAGATTGAACAACTAGAGGCTAAGATAAGAAAGGATGAAGGTGAGAAGGAGAACTTAACTAAAGCTGTCAGCCAATTGGAAATAATAATGAAAGAGAAGGACAAAGGTCTACTAGACCTGGGGGAAGAAAAGAGGGAGGCAATAAGGCAGCTGTGTCTGTGGATTGATTATCACAGAAGCCACTATGATTATCTCAGAGAAATTCTGTCGAAGATGCCTGTGAGAGGCCACAGGGCAGCATAG